CACTGCTCTGACACGCACCTACCCATCACAATCAAAGAACACAGTTCAACAACATCACCATAACTTTACAGTTCTCGTCACCAGTCTTCAGCGCCCTGCCGTAGCCTGTATGCACCACAGTAGCAGCTGTATTCTCTACGCGCTTCAGTATATAGTTGGTTTTTGGACtaaatatttgtttattaaCAGAAAGACATCTGTTAGTACTCTCCCAGTGTATATCTCTCTAATTCTCTTTTATAAAGTCCTTTATGAACTTCTTGTGCAAAATCTCCCCACTGCCACCTTTTCTTTGTTAAGACGAGCTTATGTTTGCTTCCTTGTACAAGGCGCCAGATGCGCAACTGGAATACATGAACTGCTACAAAACATGACACAGACAGATGAAGAGACAGCTCGAAACCAGAAAATGACAATAACAGCCAAGGAAAATAACCGGCACGTGTCCTGAGGAAACAGGACTCCGTCTATGTAAAAACATTATTCCAGGATTTTCTTGTCCATGGATTCTTTGCCATTGGTCCGCGAGTAAGGCTCAAAGGCAGAGGAACTCAGGTAGCGAGCAGAAAGTTCCTGCAGGTTTCCAGCCAGGGAGCCCGCCATGGAGAGGGGGTTGGAGGAAATGCGGGTGGCGACGCCACTGAGTAAGGAGGGCATAGGGAAGCTGAAAAGGCTGTGAGCTGCCGGTGAGCTTTGCAAGCTTGCCACTGTCCCTGAGCTGGTGACGGCGGGTAGCGGGGGGCTGCCGCCTGCTGTGCCGGTGCTTCCTCCgctactgctgctgctactgctgccgTTGCTGGCCATGGCCATGGAGGGCGGCCGCAGGGCAGAGCCCAGAGTGCCGCCGCCGCAATGAGGCAGGAGGCCCGGCAGGCCGGGAGGCGTCAGCAGCCGGCCCTGCTCCAGCAGTCTGAGGACACTGCAGGTGGCTGCTGTTTCTGAAACTACCGAACGCAGCTCAGAGTCCTTCCCCTGGTCCTTCTTCTGCTTAGTACGGCGGTTCTGGAACCAGACTTTCACCTAGATTCAAACACAAAAGAGAGAGCCTTCTGAGAAATAATAATCATATGCAGTTCCTCTGTGGCTGTGCTATACGTAGAGCGCATGCTCACAGATCCAAATCCTGTGCATGAATATATAAATATTGTGTGCTGgtataaaatgaaagaaagactAATATTCACTGATATCTGCTGTGTGAAGTCTAAAACAGCTCGTCTGCACAGAGTACAGCGGCAGCTGCCTTCCCTTCCCCCGTGCAGATGCAGCGTTACAGCCGTGCTAAAGTGTAACAGCCATATAAGTGCAGACATTTTAATAAGCACAGACAATGACCACAAAATACAGTGACTCCATTCAGTCATGCAGACTAACCGACAGGTGATTCAGTCAAACGTGGCACAAACCACACACGACCCAACAGAGCCATCGGTGAACAAAAACATGGGAATCTGCCCATTATGTTTGACTGCTGCGCTGCGATGTTATTTATTGGAAAATAAATGACCCACAAAGATTAATAACCAGCTGCTCAATTCTGAACGTGACTCGTCAGCATTTGTGTTCTTTAAAATAGCCTCCTATTAACATTAAGAGCTTAAAATCTCAACATATTTCTATGGAAACAAAAGCCTGAATACCACATTCACAGTAAACCTGCTCCATACTTGTTTCTCTGTATCTTCACTCAGAGTGGGGATAATTAACTGCAATGACTTCAGCGACTTCTTTTATTACCACCACAGGATTCACCGACCCTGGAAATGAAGGCGAAACTTCGCGAAATATCCTCagacaaatgaaagaaatcttaaatgtaatatttgacAGTGACACTTTTTGCCCCTTAAAAATAATATGTGATGAACAGAAAATGTTCAACTTAAtttgaattaaataaattagtcataataaaatatatttctaacattttagaGATTTATTGAAAACTGTGAAAGTGAAATCTGCAGCAGGAAAAATGTATTTCCATGCCTGAGGATATTACTGCTGTAACTGGTTAAACTAGCAAGTATTccatttttaattcattttgatttatgatttattaaataaaatgtttatgtaataaataaatatttatgtatttatttatttatgtatttatatttaccTCACGGTGCTTAATATAGGCTCGCTGTTGTACTTTCACAATAAATTACGCCTTTCGtccatttttattatatttacatttcttttatccatcattttatttaatgtgaCATTTTAATAGTTCCGTTTTAATAAGCCGTataatttaaaatatgaaatgtaGCCGAAACATGAGACTATtttagtaaggagcaaaatatacACGTACCAATCATCAGCAAGCGCCCAgctcagtcctggtgctactcCACACGTGAATACTTTCCCTCCTCGCTATAGTCTGTGGGTTAATTCTTTACACAAAGTGAAGAAACgccactgctctgtccaataatCTCCGTCCACAACATAAAGACTGAACAAGGTGGTGTCCTGAGTGGACTCAGTGCAAAGATGTGAAACTGGAGCTTCAAACTGCTGCACACACCCGAGTCTCATTCCAGAAAACTAAGCATTGATAAGTTCGTTTTCTGTCTGACGTTTATATGAGAAAATGAATAGTTGCGCGTGGGGAACAGTGGTTGTGTT
This is a stretch of genomic DNA from Maylandia zebra isolate NMK-2024a linkage group LG13, Mzebra_GT3a, whole genome shotgun sequence. It encodes these proteins:
- the vax1 gene encoding ventral anterior homeobox 1, with translation MEVRYNQETEGMVLKNGLKEGKDGKDSQGSLTKSFLKDQQDSFAPSGTVDTCDKNRGSTGDPDYCRRILVRDAKGSIREIILPKGLDLDRPKRTRTSFTAEQLYRLEMEFQRCQYVVGRERTELARQLNLSETQVKVWFQNRRTKQKKDQGKDSELRSVVSETAATCSVLRLLEQGRLLTPPGLPGLLPHCGGGTLGSALRPPSMAMASNGSSSSSSSGGSTGTAGGSPPLPAVTSSGTVASLQSSPAAHSLFSFPMPSLLSGVATRISSNPLSMAGSLAGNLQELSARYLSSSAFEPYSRTNGKESMDKKILE